DNA from Parcubacteria group bacterium CG10_big_fil_rev_8_21_14_0_10_36_14:
TAGTATTTTCATTAGGACGAATATACTTACTGGTTTCGTCAATCCGATTTTTAATATCGCGTTTAAATTCTTTTTCAAATATGTCTCTGCGTCCGGCGTCTTCTTCTTCCATTATCATGTTATATTTTTCAAGCGAAAACTTTGCATCTACCGGAACGATCTTATCTTTTATAAAAATTGCCGCATCAACAATTTCGCCATCGCGGAATTTGTATTGCATTTTGTAAGAATTTGGTGGAAGGATATTACCCAATAAGGTTTCCAAAAAATATTCGCCCAATATTCCACGTTGCTTTGGATTTTTTAAAATATTTTCCAAGCTTTGCATCTGCGAAGCGAAGTTGACTACTTGCTTGTTTGTTTCCCCTATCTCTGTCAGCTTACCTGTTACTTCCTGTACAAGCTTTGTGCTGTAGCCAGCTTGCTTTTGGACAAATTCAAGATTTTTTTCAAGCGAACCATGCATTTCTTGACGGATATTTTTTAATTCATCTTGCAATAGTACTAGTTTATCGTTTTGTGATGTGTCGGTTCCTTG
Protein-coding regions in this window:
- a CDS encoding DNA recombination protein RmuC codes for the protein MITLLSILVLAVIGGIVWLSKKQGTDTSQNDKLVLLQDELKNIRQEMHGSLEKNLEFVQKQAGYSTKLVQEVTGKLTEIGETNKQVVNFASQMQSLENILKNPKQRGILGEYFLETLLGNILPPNSYKMQYKFRDGEIVDAAIFIKDKIVPVDAKFSLEKYNMIMEEEDAGRRDIFEKEFKRDIKNRIDETSKYIRPNENTTDFSFMFIPAEGVFYSLLIYKVGSTNVNSEDLINYAFKKRVMIVSPTSFFAYLQTVIQGLKALKIEESVKDILERVDKLGKHLVQYQEYMKKVGSNLSTTVNMYNSATKEWGKIDKDVARLEQGEERLEKLDDVEKPKLS